GCCATGAAACCAATGGCAAGGAAAATAAAAAAAGATCAGCCTTTAGCTGAAGAACTTTATGCCACGGGGAACTACGATGCCATGTACTTCGCCGGTATTATTGCTGACCCTAAAGCCATGACCGAGTCCGATTATGATCGTTGGATAGATGCGGCGTATTTCTATATGCTTTCTGATTACGTAGTAGCCGTAACCTTATCGGAATCAGCTATCGCACAAGAAGTCGCTGATAAATGGATCGCGAGCGGCGAAGAACTGAAGATGTCAGCGGGCTGGAGTTGTTACTGTTGGCTTTTAGGTAATCGAAAAGATACCGAGTTTTCGGAGGACAAGATCTCCAAAATGCTCGATCTCGTCGAAAACACGATTCACGATTCGCCAGAACGAACGAAAGCCTCTATGAATAACTTTCTAACCACTGTAGGGATTTCATATCTACCACTCCACGAAAAAGCCGTTGAAACAGCAAAAGCTGTAGGTATAGTAGAAGTCAAACGGGACAATAAAAAGAGCAGTTTCCTAAACGCTTCCGAAGGCATACAAAAACAAGTAGATAGAGATAAACTTGGTTTCAAACGCAAGTATGTGAGATGTTAAAAACAGTCCCTTTTACCACTAAAACAAGGTGGCTAATTTTATAATGAAAACAGAAAAAGAACTGCGGACTTGCGACAAAGGCCACACTTATTATAAAAGCAGCGACTGTCCAACCTGTCCGACTTGCGAGCGAGAACGCAAACCTGAAAGCGGGTTTTTGTCACTGCTATCGGCACCGGCAAGGCGGGCACTGGAACACAACGGAATCCAATCTTTGAAACAGCTATCAGCATATAGCGAAAAAGAAATTTTGCAATTCCACGGCATGGGACCAGCATCATTACCTAAACTTCGGGCTGCTTTGAAAGAAGAGGGATTGTCGTTTAAAAGTTAAACTCTTGGCGAACGGGACCCACTGATTTTTCTTAAATACACACAATCTAGCGCAGCACCTTTCACAAAGCCAGATCGCGAAACGAAAAAACCGCTTGGTGTGAGTACCAAAGCGGTTTTGTCTTATTAGTCCAGGTGAAACAAACAGTATTTTAGAAGCTATACACACACAGCCGCTAAAACCTTTTGGATATCATATATACTATCATCTTTCCTAAACAGCTTTTCTATTGCAGGAAATTCGGCACCAGATATCCATATCTTTAGTTCTGCATCCAAATCAAAACGTCCTGCAGTTTCTATACTAAAATGTGAAATGCTTTTATATGGGATCGAATGATATTCAGCCTTTTTCCCCGTAAGCCCTTGCTTGTCAACCATTAAAAGTCGCTTGTCAGTAAAAACGATCAAATCTCTCACCAGCTTAAAAGCAACATCAACCTCTTCACCATCTACCAAAATTCTGCTTAATTCCTCTGTAACATCTTCTTTGTTAGCAGTAGAAGCGTTACCCAATAGCGCATCTAAAAACCCCATACAAACCCTCCTAGTTAGTAACTCCAAAGACCAGTATGTTCATTTAAAATGCGAACTAGACGGTAGTACAGAACCTTACACAGACACCTAAACAATCAATGAAGTCTCTCCATCCGTAGAAGCTTCTGTGACCTGGGCAAATAGCGAATGTAATAACGCTCCCCTTCTTGCACACTCCCAAATCCTTTTCCCTCATATCCCTCAATGAATGTTCGGCCATCATCAAATGTATAGCTGTAAAATGTTTTACTAGGCGTAACGTCTAAGCGAAACTCCTCGATAACGACATATTCTTCACTCACATTGCCTATCAAAAAGCTGCCCACATCTGCGAAATCATTGATCGCATCGTGTGCCAACCCGTATCCCAACGCCAAAAAAAGTGCGGTTACCAGAAGTGTCGGGAGGACAACAGTCTTAGGACGATGCGCCTTTTTCCTGATAATCAAGTAACTCACAAAGCAAATTGTAAAACCACCTGCAGCAAGGAACACAATCCCCAAAAAGTTCACCGCAATCACATCAAACAACAGGAACTTGATAAACTGCCCAACATCCTTCAACTCCGTCATCCCCATAAAAAATAGTATAATTGCAATCGGTACGCCATACCGTATGAAAGGCCAAACCTCGATTTGCTTGCGGCTGATTTTCTTTTGATTCATTCGTAAGATCTCCTTTGATTCTTCAAAACTTGCATCTCTTCTATTCTACAAAGCTTATTGAGAGATTACTCAAATCTTTTTATGTTTCTGAATAAAAAACCGAATAGGAATCCGACCAAATCCTCAAGTGGTTGAATTCCATTTTGCTTCCTACACAGCTGCTTTTAATATCTTAGCACAGCAGCTACTTGGTCGCCCGCTCCCTAAACCGCTGAATACTCTTGGCTATACTCATTATAATCATGCGATAACGGCTCCTATTCGTTTTATTTAGACCACCTCTTGTCCACTATTGTTTAACTGTAATGAAAGAACCGCTTGGTATGGGTGCCATAGCGGTTTCGTTAGTATATACGAATAATATTTTTCTGATTGGATTAACTTTTGAATTAAAAACGAACCAGAAATTTCATTCGTGGTTTCAATCTTGCTCAAACAGAATATTCTTTCCTCATTTGATCTACAATCTTCTGCAATCCCGGTAGTTTACCGTTTCCAAACGACTCATAATAATTGATGTGCTTCTGCACCGCATTCAAAGCTTTGTCATAAGAGCCTTCACCAAAGTCTTTTCTGATACTTTCAAGCAAAAACTTATTCGTAGCATTATTAAATGCCCTTTTGTATTCTTCCCCGTTCATCATGGATAAAAATATGGTAATAAACGCACTTGCAGAACCTTCATTCATACCTGTTTCCTTATTAATTTCAAATTTCCCTTCGCTCGCAGTCAATTTTCTCGAATAAACCTTTTTTGCTATTTCATAAGCACCCCTGCTCATTTCCATCGTAATTGCCATTTCCACATCCCCCTTTGTAATTCCCGCGCTCACATTCTTCAGCGGGCTCCCAGCCTTAACGTCCGAAGTCACGTGATCAATAGAGACTTCTGCTTCTACTTGACTCAAACTTTTAATAATTAACGTCCCCAACTGCCGAGTATTGAAAGGATTTCCCTTTGCATTAAATAACGGAACTGAAATCTCACCTGCAATATCTCTTAATACAGGCTGGACAACAGGTTGTTTTTCTCCATTATCATAAACCTCGATCGTACCGCTTTCCAACTCTCTTACTTCGTAATTTCGATATACCGCGTGCTTAATGACGGCAATCTCACTATCATTGCGCACCTTTGTATTCGGTTTATAAATCTTCGACATCGCGATAGACAACTTGCCGCTACTGTTGGCAGTCATGAGGGCCCTTGCCTCTTCGATCGATTTGTCCAATAGAATTTCAAGTTCCATTTCATCAGCATTGAATCTCAAAATAATAACCCGATCAACATATTGCAAAGTATTTGGATTGAAAGAAATATGACCTTGTCTGCTAGATAGCGAAGTCGTTTTCACGGAAATCCTTTCATTATCCTTCGTAACAACGTCATATCCTTTTTCATTCACATTGTCCGCCATATTCCCGTTCGTGTACATTGCCACATACAATTCACCGATACGACCCATAAGGTGTGTCAATTCAGCTGGATTAGCCCCCCAACTGATTTCCCTTTCTAACCAACTCATTGCTTCCCCTAAGGATTGAATGATTTGCATTTGTGTTAGTGCCAAGTGGATCCCCCCTTAAGTACTCACACTTCGACAATTAAATTGAAAGTCCTTTTATTGGATGAAAGCTACAGACTTGGTTTTGGATCCAATAGGGGACAATTCACGACTTTGAATACAAACACTAATGATTATTAACAAAGGCTTATGTAATTGGCTTACCTTTCCTACATTATGAAATTGTTATCTATTGTCAGAGTAGTTTCCTTACCTGAAAATTTTTGTGGAATGAAAAACCGCTTGGCGTGGATGCCATAGCGGTTTTGTATTATATATTTTAAGGGTAACTTTGATTATTATGGATGAGAATTACTTTGTTTATTTTAGCCGATAAGAAAAATCCAAATGGAGAAGACTAAGGTTTTCCCTGACATTTAATTTAATATGATAGTTTCATTTAATTTTATATCTGCAAGAATTGCTTTTGCAATTTTTTCAGACAGTAAAGGTGGAACTGCATTTCCTACTTGTTTCATTTGAGAAGTTTTGGTGCCATGAAATACGAATGTATCATGAAATGATTGTAGGCGTGCAGCTTCTCTAACAGTAATAGCCCTATTTAAAAAGGGGTGAGTAAACCTACCTGATGATGGAGTATCAAACCTTGTCGTTATAGTAACAGAGGGCTGATCTTCAATCATTCTTGACCACGTACCACTATAAATAGATTTCGTTAAATGTTCTTTGGGGAGAAACTCTTTTCCTTTTCCCGGTGGAACCATTTTCATCCTTTCAATAGCAATAACAGAGTGATTTGTGGCAACATGATTGTATAGTTTCTCAGATCCTTCACGCATATTTTTTTGATACGAGGAGAATGGCTTCAACCTATAGTCCTGTATATTTTTTCCTTCTCCGGAATTTAGATAGGCCAAATCTCCAATTGCTTCGTGAATTGATACTTTTTCATTACCACCATGCGTCGGTAATAGCAATTTCCCATTTCGTTTTCCTAATATGAAAGCTCTTTTCCTAAGCTGCGGAACCCCAAAATCATATGCACTCAATACGCTTGAATCTATTTGATAACCTATGCTTTCAAACAGTTCAAATATCTGATTTTTAAAGAAACCACCACCAGTAGTTAATATGTTTGGTACATTTTCCATGAGGAAGTACTGGGGACGCACATATTCAACTACATTATAAAAGTAATTAAATAGAAAGTTTCTTTCGTCGTCAAGAATATTGCGACTTCCCTTTTGAGAAAATCCCTGGCAAGGGGGACCACCTATTATCACATCCACATTGTCTTTTAATTCACTAAACACTGTCGGAATTTCTAACCTGGTAATATCTTCATTTATCATTCTTACTTTTTCTTGATTTTTTGTATAAGAACTTGCTATTTCTTTATCAATTTCATTTGCTAAAACAATATTGAACCCCGTTTTGTGGAATCCAAATGATAAGCCACCAACTCCTGCAAATAAATCAATTACCTTTAACATATGTGTTACATCTCCTAAAAAAATACAAGTCAAACAAGCCCAATTGTAAACAGATTGTCTTCTATTTCATTAATTCTATTTGTGGCTCCATTAAAATAATCTTTATTTACTTCACAGCCAATAAACTTTCTTCCCAGCCTTTTGGAAACTACACCTGTCGTTCCACTGCCCATGAAGGGGTCTAATACCGTTTCATCTTTATTTGTCAATATTTTCACGAAGTGTTCAAATAATAATTCAGGTTTTTGTGTAGGGTGGGATATACTCTTTTTTTCTCCACCGGGTGCAACAGAAGTTTCAATGAAGTCGTGGATTGCTTTTCCTTCATTATTAAATGTACCTGTTTTACCATTATTAATAAAATACAACCAAGCCTCAGTTGAGTTAATGAAGTGTAGATTCATATTTCTTGGCATTGGATTTGTTTTATGCCAAATACCTGTTGTTTTATAGTAAAATTTATATTGCGATGCCAAACTTACTATTGTTTCAATCTTGATTAGAGACATGAACATAATCATAGATCCATTTTTCTTCAGAACGCGACTGGATTCTTTTAAAAACTCGTCCATATGATTCTTCCATTCCTCATATTCCAAGTCATCCCATCCCGCATCCCCAAAAAAGTTTTCACGCATTTGCTTCAAATTTGTTTGTCTGCCTCTCATAAAATTACCTAAATTATATGGAGGGTCTGTGAGAATTAAATCAACACTTCCACTTTCTAATTCCTTCATAACTGACAAGCAATCTTCATTAAAAATTGTTGTGTATTCTTCGTTAGTCACTGAATCACCCTTTTAAGTAATTTCTTCAACAATTTCCTTTAAATCAGTAAAAAAAGCTTGTCTATCTACAAGCTTCATTAAGTCGATAGTGGCAATTCTTAACCTAAACGTATCATCCTGATTAATAAAACTGTACTCCCCTCTTATCTTATCATTATCTCTTGTTTTAGGATACAATAAGACTGCTTGGCTAACGTTAGGGAAGGCATTTAAATATGTATTTATTTGATAAATATCATTTACTTCGGCAAAACTTTTTACTTGTTTCCACTTAGTATCAATTATTACAGTTGTGGATGTTGTCTTCAATACAATATCTGGTCTTAAATTAATCTTTTTGCCTTTGCCATTTATATTTTTTAATAACTTTTGTGTGCCTT
This genomic window from Sporosarcina sp. Marseille-Q4063 contains:
- a CDS encoding RNA polymerase alpha subunit C-terminal domain-containing protein, coding for MKTEKELRTCDKGHTYYKSSDCPTCPTCERERKPESGFLSLLSAPARRALEHNGIQSLKQLSAYSEKEILQFHGMGPASLPKLRAALKEEGLSFKS
- a CDS encoding PH domain-containing protein gives rise to the protein MGFLDALLGNASTANKEDVTEELSRILVDGEEVDVAFKLVRDLIVFTDKRLLMVDKQGLTGKKAEYHSIPYKSISHFSIETAGRFDLDAELKIWISGAEFPAIEKLFRKDDSIYDIQKVLAAVCV
- a CDS encoding DNA alkylation repair protein; translated protein: MNLETVMKELEDLGKERMKKMYISNGAHEPLFGVATGAMKPMARKIKKDQPLAEELYATGNYDAMYFAGIIADPKAMTESDYDRWIDAAYFYMLSDYVVAVTLSESAIAQEVADKWIASGEELKMSAGWSCYCWLLGNRKDTEFSEDKISKMLDLVENTIHDSPERTKASMNNFLTTVGISYLPLHEKAVETAKAVGIVEVKRDNKKSSFLNASEGIQKQVDRDKLGFKRKYVRC
- a CDS encoding site-specific DNA-methyltransferase, encoding MTNEEYTTIFNEDCLSVMKELESGSVDLILTDPPYNLGNFMRGRQTNLKQMRENFFGDAGWDDLEYEEWKNHMDEFLKESSRVLKKNGSMIMFMSLIKIETIVSLASQYKFYYKTTGIWHKTNPMPRNMNLHFINSTEAWLYFINNGKTGTFNNEGKAIHDFIETSVAPGGEKKSISHPTQKPELLFEHFVKILTNKDETVLDPFMGSGTTGVVSKRLGRKFIGCEVNKDYFNGATNRINEIEDNLFTIGLV
- a CDS encoding DNA cytosine methyltransferase codes for the protein MLKVIDLFAGVGGLSFGFHKTGFNIVLANEIDKEIASSYTKNQEKVRMINEDITRLEIPTVFSELKDNVDVIIGGPPCQGFSQKGSRNILDDERNFLFNYFYNVVEYVRPQYFLMENVPNILTTGGGFFKNQIFELFESIGYQIDSSVLSAYDFGVPQLRKRAFILGKRNGKLLLPTHGGNEKVSIHEAIGDLAYLNSGEGKNIQDYRLKPFSSYQKNMREGSEKLYNHVATNHSVIAIERMKMVPPGKGKEFLPKEHLTKSIYSGTWSRMIEDQPSVTITTRFDTPSSGRFTHPFLNRAITVREAARLQSFHDTFVFHGTKTSQMKQVGNAVPPLLSEKIAKAILADIKLNETIILN